The DNA window CTGTTTCATCTGATCCTTGATATGTTCAAACTGTGTGCTGGACATCGTCCCATCTCCGATTCACCTATACTTTATGGGTAGATACTACGACGATAAGAAATATCAATGTCCGATTTTTGTAAAAGCTCCGCTAATTCACCGTTAAGTGTGTTTGCCGAAAGGTGATGACAAAGAAGACGATTGGTCTGGATGTTGTACTCGTACTGCAAGCTTGTCAGCCAGAGAATGCAGTTCTGGGAGCATACGATACACGAGGTGTAACTGTTGCAAGACCATGCGTGCATTATCATCGTCTTCGTCTCGCCATTCCGCGAGCTTTTGCTCTAAGCCGAGATCATCGATGAGCGTAATATCACTTTGCTCACAATGATTAAACAATTGTTGATAGAGCACATCCAAATGTTGATGAATCAACGAGTGCGCATTAAGAATCAAGGTGTGTACATGGTCACTAATACGGGTGCGGTGCGCGCCAAGTGTCGAAATATAGCTCAGTAATGCATGGTTTAAAGTCAAAAAGCGAAAGCTTTCATCGGTCGTGGTGCGAAAACGACCCGGCTCTGCCAACATGTTGTTCACGGCAGCGGAAAGCGCGGCATCTTGGTTATGGGCATTGCGACGAGCAATTCGATAATTGAGTGTGTCTTTTTTACCGATACGGTATTGGCCAATGATTTGATCTAAATAATGTTTATTGCTCTCAATCGCATCGGCCATCACCTTATGTAAGCGCTTTGAATGCCAATCAGGGAGGATCGTCGCCACCGCCGTCACCGCCAAGACACAGCCAATGAGTGTATCAATAAGGCGCGGTAAAATGACGGCAAAGCCTTGTCCGAGCTGACTGAAACAGAACAGCACGAGTAAGGTAATAAAGCCTGTGGCGTACCCATAATTATTAATACGAAATGCGAAAAACATGACTCCGGCAATAACGATAAAAGCCAACTGACTTTCTTGAGAGGGGAATAAGGTCAGTAACATCGTCCCAATGATCAGGCCAACAATGGTGCCAATGATACGTGAAATGATCTTTTGACGAGTGGCGACGTAGTTGGGCTGACACACAAACAGTGTCGTCAGTAAAATCCAATAGCCAAGATTTAAGTCAAAACTCTGCTGAATGATATATCCCAGTGTTAAGGCGATAGACATTCTAATGGCGTGACGAAAGAGCATTGAGTCTGGCGTCATATTGGCTTTCAAATTGGCCCACATTGTTTTGAAGGTTCTCGGTTCGGTATCGTGCAGTGTGTCTTCATCGAGCGAGTTGGTAAAGGGCGAGCCAATATTGTGCAGCAGTTTTTCTACGGTCACTAGGTTGGTAAACAGGTAACCAAGCTGGGCGATGAGTGAGCGTTGCTCATTATTCTGTTGCTGCTTGAGATAGGTAATGGACGATTGTAATTCATCTAACGCAGAGAGCGACTCGCCATTGTGTTCGTAATCTTGACCCAAGCGAATACATTCAGCCACCTTACGACAGGCGGCCGCTTGGCTTTCCAATAAATAACGAAAGCGGAATAAGATATCACTGCGTGAAAAATGCTCAGACAGCTCCTGATAGCGATAGTGGGTCGAACTGGCACGCTCGTGAATATCCTGCGCTAAAAAGTAGATACGTAAAAACCGATCGCTTGCGCTATCCACATGACCGCGCTTGGCTCGCGTTAAAAACAACGCTTTACATTGGTTTAACGAGGCGACCGTTGCCGCATTCAGTTGCGCTTCATTGATGCGATGAGGCTGAGGTGAGTAACCGGCAATAGGATGAAACATGACCGCTTTCGAGTCGAGGTAGACAGCGAGTTGGTTGAAAACCGTCGCAAGGTTGTGCTGAATCACTTGCATCGGCCAAAACATATACCAAATCATTGACACCAAGAAGTACCAGGTTGCGCCGGTTAACAGTAAAATCGGCTGGAACCAAATACTGTGAGGCTGAGCTCCACCAATCATGGTGTAGACGGCGAGCAACAACGACGCAAAAGCAATACTGGCATAACGTGAGCCAAACGAGCCGAGCATGGTAAAGCCAAACGTTGATATGCACAGGCCAATACCAAACCAAAGCGGTCGGTTGAATAATAACTCAATTGAAAAGGCAGCGATGGCGAAACACACTAAGGTCAACAGGATCGCAGTGAGTCGACCTGTAAAATTATCGTCCCGCTCGGATAATGCCGCTGCGATCACGCCTAAAATTAAAGGTGTGACAAAGGTATTTAATTGATAATACCAACATGGAATGACCACACCGAGTAAGGTGATCAGAATTAACGCGGAATAGTTGAGCGTTTTATTGGCCCAATAAAGTCGTAGACGATTGATATTTATCACTGTATCTCTGTTTTTCGTTATCATTGATAGTCAGCGTACAGTGTACCAGAAGTGATAGAGTAACGAGGGGGTTCGCTCAAATAAATCGTGTTTTTCTCTTTATCACATCGCGATGCTGGGGCGCGTTTACTGGAAAATGTCACGATGAAGCAAAAGGGGAGCGGTAAATATTAACAGTAAGTTTTCAAACCACATGGGGATTACGCTATGATGAGCGCGAATTTAATCAACGAGTTGACACCCATGGAGCTGCGCGCATCTAAGACAGCACAATTTTTAATCACCAACGAATATTATGAAGTTGTGTTAGACAAAAACCACATCGTTTTATCCTCCGTAAAAGAGGAGGAACACATTCCTTTTCAAGTTTGGAATGGGTGTGTCAAAGTGCATCACGGTCTATGGTGGGGATCGCTACAGTTTTATGCACACGAACGTAATGGAGAGCAGCGTTCTTGGTTAGTACAAGGTCTGCCTTGGCCACAATGTCGTGACTGGGCTGAGCAGGCGGTGGCGGCCTATCAAGCTTGGCATCACGAGCAATGTCAGCAGTTAAGCGACTATGTGCCCCAATGGCATCAAGAGCTGTCATCCATTTTATCTCTGTCGTCTTTCTTACCCCATTCTCTCATCACCCAATGGGCTGGCAGAGTGCATGACGACATGACTGCCATGAAAATCACGTTGGAAGAAATCGAACAACGAGCTCCTCAGGCCATGCAGAAGATGATGCCTTGGTTGGTTGAACCTTCAGCGCAGCTCGCCCAACGTAATGATGAGTGGATTGAACAGGAAAAGCCGCAATGGCAATCGTTATTTGAACAGATTGAATCTTCCCCTTTGAACGAGTCACAGCAAAAAGCAGTCTTGCTGAATGATGACCACAATTTAGTCTTGGCTGGTGCAGGCTCGGGGAAAACGAGCGTGCTGGTGGCGCGTATTGCCTACCTCTTGGCCAGTGGCTTAGCGCGCCCTGAGGATATTTTGCTGGTTGCCTTTGGCAAACAAGCGGCCTTAGAAATGCAGGAGCGCATTGAACAACGTATTGGTGAGCGTGCCCGTGGCGTTCAGGTCAATACCTTCCATCAGCTTGGTTTAACCATTCTCAAACAGGTGGATGGACAGGATGTGACGCTGTCACCTGTGGCCGCCGAGCCTAACCTGAAGCACGCATGGTGCATCGACTGGTTAAAACGTCATTGGATGACACCGACCAACTTTAAGCGTTGGCAAAAACACCTGTCTAAGTGGCCGATTGCTTATTTGACCGGGGATGATGAATTGGGCAGCCAAGTGGAAAACCCAAAGCTGATTGCTTGGTTGGAATCACAGTTGGATAACTTGTGTCAGATGGGATTGAAGAAAAAAACGATTCAAGAACGCTTAATTGATCATCCAGATTACACGCGCCTAAACAGTGAACTCAATCTGTGCTGGCCATGTTATCAAGAGTGGCAGCGTATGCTCAAAGAGTCAGGGCAGGTCGATTTTAACTTAATGATCAACCGTGCCACTCAGTATGTGAATCAGTCGAAATACACGTCTGCATGGCAATTTATTATGGTCGATGAGTATCAAGACATCTCTCCGGCAAGATTGGATTTGTTGCAAGCACTGTGTGAGCAACGTCCACAAGCCTGCAACCTTTTTGCAGTAGGCGACGATTGGCAAGCGATATATCAGTTTACCGGGTCTAACGTCAATTTAACCACTCAGTTCCAAGACCATTTCCCTAACTCGACGGTGCATTACTTAGATACAACGTATCGCTTTAATGAGCAAATTGGGGCGGTTGCGAATGCTTTTATTCAGAAAAACCCCAACCAGATACCGAAACCGTTAATCAGTAAAAAATCACAAAAACAAAAAGCGGTGTATGTGATGCCAACCAGTCAAATTGAGAAAGTACTCGCTCAACTTAATCGCAAAGCCGATGGGTTGAAAACCGTATTATTCTTAGGCCGTAATCATTATCACGAACCTGAATTACTCAAAGACTGGCAAAATCAATATCTATCCTTAAAATTACATTTCATGACGTGTCATGCAAGCAAAGGGAAAGAGGCCGACTACGTGATTGTCGTGGGAGTTGATGAAACTCAGTTCCCAATGAAAAGTAAAAATGTGCATTTAGACAATGCCCTCAATCACCATGGTGATGAGTATCCGTTTGCCGAAGAACGTCGACTTTTCTATGTGGCATTGACGCGAGCGAAAGACAAAGTTTGGGTCACACATAACGGTGTGGGGTCGAGTTTTGTTCAAGAGCTTATTACCGGCGATTATCCGGTTGTGAATAAAAAATAAGGAAGTGAAATGAAACGTGCGCTGATATTGGTCGATATACAAAATGATTTTTCTCCCACTGGGGCGTTACCGGTGGCAGAAGGCAATGAGATCATTCCGGTGGTCAATCAATTAATTCCACAATTTGAACATGTGGTTGCCACCAAAGATTGGCATCCGAGTGGCCATGGTAGTTTTGCCTCGACTCATGACACGGATATCGGTAGCTTCATTGATCTTGATGGTATTCAACAGATTATGTGGCCGGATCACTGTGTACAGTACAGTGTCGGGAGCGAATTTATTGAAGGGCTCAATGTCGATGCCATCACCCACGTGGTTCATAAAGGGACACAGCCCAAAGTCGATAGCTACAGTGGCTTTTTCGATAATCAACGCTTAGGAAAAACAGGTCTGGCTGATTACCTCACCAGTCAGGGAATTACCGATGTCTACATCACTGGGTTGGCGACCGATTATTGCGTCAAATTTACCGCGTTGGACGCGGTGGATCTTGGATTTAATACGTGGGTCGTGGTCGATGCTTGTCGTGGTGTGAATATGCAGCCTGATGATTGTGATAAAGCGTGCGCTGAAATGAAAGCCGCGGGGTGTCAGTTAATCACTTCTTCACAGCTCCTTAATTAAATGTTTATCGTCTAACACATCGAATATTGCACTAAAAAGCCCATCTGGCTTACCCGTCAGATGGGCTTTTTATCGCCTGATGCATTCTCTATTATCGAGATAAAGTCGCCATAATGGTTTTTTATTATCGAATAGGAGGAAAATGAATATTTCTGAATATCGCTGACTATTTGTTGGGAGCAATGCAGCGAATTTATTCTTATGCCAGCGCATTGTTAAATAGTTTTCTTACAATGATTCATTGATACAGAAAAATAGTATCAAATGCTTATTAATCGGCAACGAATACTAAGCTTTCATATGGATGGAAATGAATAGGAATCATTATGATATTAACCAACAAAGTAAGGCCCGATTTCAGATAATAAGTGCGACATTCATGGAAATATGTAGAAGAGGAAGCCAACTGCTGAAAGTGGTACGCTCTTCTCGCCAAAGAAACAAGCAGTACTACCATGAATTATCAACAGTTGACCGAAGGCAGAAGATACCAGATTTCTGCTCTTTTGGAACGGGGAATTTCGGTTCCTGAAATAGCTAAAACAGTTCAGTGCCACCGCTCGACGGTATACCGTGAGCTTAAACGCGGTCGGAAGGGAGAGCATTATTGCCCTAACGAAGCCCAGATGTCGTCTACCAAAAAGCGCAAAACAGCACGTAAATACCGAATACCAAAGGAACGTGTCGATTTTATCCGCCTTCTTTTAGAAACAGATTGGAGTCCAGAGCAGATTTCTAATGTATTAACGAAAATTGGTGCATCTGTCAGTCATGAGTGGATCTATCGCTTTGTTGCTCAAGATAAACGCTTGGGCGGTAAGTTATATCGTCACTTGAGACAAGGTCATAAGCGGTATCGCCGAGGTAAACAAGAGAAAGCTCCAGCGATAAAAAATACCGTTTCGATTGATGATAGACCAAGCATCGTTGACAGTAAGGAGCGGTTTGGTGACTGGGAAATCGACACTGTGCTAGGTAAGCATGGTACAGGTGCAATGGTGACTATTTTAGAGCGTAAGACTCGATTTTACGTGGTAAAGAAAGTGCCATCTAAGTCAGCGGATGATGTCACCAAAGCGACAATAGAGCTACTGAAGCCCTATAAGAAACATGTCCATACCATTACGGCAGATAACGGGCGAGAGTTTGCAGGTCATGAAACCATCGCAAAAGAATTAAAGGCTGATGTGTACTTTGCTCATCCGTACAGTTCTTGGGAGCGTGGTGCTAATGAGAATGCGAACGGTCTTTTAAGGCAATATGTGAAGAAAGGAACCGATCTAACGACAGTGACGGACATCGATATAGAGTTCGCTTTATCGCGGATAAATTACCGTCCGAGAAAGTGTTTAGGCTTCAAGCAGGCAGCCATTATATTTGAGGAGATGGCTTTAGCTTCTTGATATTGGAGAGTGTCGCACTTCGCAGTTGAATTCGGGGGGTATTAAAATATACCATTGCTGTGACTTTCGCTGTGACTAGCGCATCGACGTTGGCCGCGAATTGTACGCAAATGCCCAATTCTGGGGGAACGTATTACATTATTAATAAAGGGTCTAATCATGCTCTGGATGTGAATACCAATGATACCAGTGCGACACCAAATGTGATTACTTATGAAAATTGGAAACCGAATAACCAGAAATTTGTTGTTACGAAACAATCTGATGGCTATTGGGAAATGAAATCCGTTTATAATAATAAATTGGTCGAAGTTTATAATAGTTGTACGGCTAACGGAGCCAATGTTGATACGTATGATGATTGGAATGGCGATACCCAGCGTTGGGAATTGAAACCTCAAAGTGATGGGGCGTTTAAAATTGTAAGTAAAGTATCGGCTAAATCGTTGACCGTGGCTGGGAGTCAGAACGGTGCGAATGTTTATCAAAATGATGATGCAAATTTAAGTTCGCAGCGTTGGTATTTTAACCCTGTCGATGGGCAATGTGGTTCGGGCAGTGGCGGCTCCAATGGCGTAATAGGATTTGCCAATCAACCAGGGAATGACGGATTGAGTACCACAACTGGCGGGCAAGGCGGCCCGGAAGTGACAGTGCAAACGTGTGACGCGCTTGTACGAGAATTGGGAACGGATGGTCGCCGAGTGATTAAAATACCCGCCAATAAAACCATCGATTGTCGTACTGCGCCACGTCCGGTACAAGCGTGTCGCCTAGACTGTGCCATGTGGAATGATCCGGGTAAGCTTTGGTACCGCCTTCCGGTCGGCAATACGTCATGTACATCTCTGGATAGTGACACCAACCAAACATTTACGGTTCAGCGTAATGATACTCGAATTATGGTGAAGTCCAATAAATCGGTCATCGGCGGCAATAAGAACTCCAGTTTACGAGGGGGCACATTTGTCGTGTACAACGCGAAGAATGTGATTATCAAAAACCTCAACATCTTTGATGTGAACCCGGCGCTGGTTGAGGCAGGGAAAGGGGTGCTGGTGGATAACAGTACGCATGTGTGGATTGACCATGTATCGTTTAGAAACATCAGTGATGGGCATATTGACTTTGATAACAGTAAAAACGTAACGGTGAGTTGGAACCGTTTCTTTGGACAAAATAATCAAGTGTGTGCGAACCATCATTGGTATACCAATCTGGTAAAAAATACTCAGGTGACGTTCCATCATAATTTCTGGGACAATGCAGCCGGTCGAAACCCGAAATTGTACGGGCCGAATACGCGTGCGCACATCTTTAATAATTACTATAAAAACATTACTTATTTCTCCATCAGCGTATCGCATGGAGCTCAAGCATTGGTAGAAAATAATTATTTTGAAAACGCGTTAAGCCCACATTGGCGTGAAGGGGAAGGGTTTATTCAAGCCTCGGGTAATACCTATGTTGGATCGTCAGCGCAGAATACGCATCGTGACAGTGGTGATCGCGTATTTCAAGATATCAATCTTTATCCCTACGCACTGCAAAACCCGAACAGTCTCGGTAGTGTGATTGATAGTCAAACGGGTCCACAATAATGATTGTTTAGTGACTCGATATAAAAGGCTCTTATTCAAAGAGCCTTTTTTATGTAAGGTCTGGCGAGCGAACGTCGATTTATTTAGACGCGCTCGTCTAGATACGCTTTATAATCGGGAATTTCGATCGCGACTTCTTGGTTGATTAATTCAGAGTTAAAGATAAATGTGGCACTGGCTCTGTTTGTCGCAACTGGGATATTCCAGACACTGGCAATACGGAGTAGGGCTTTGACGTCTGGATCATGAGGAACCGCATTCAATGGATCCCAAAAGAAAATTAATACATCGATTTTACCCTCAGCGATCATCGCACCGACTTGTTGGTCACCGCCCATTGGGCCACTGATTTTACTTTTAATGGCTAATCCAGTTGCTTTACTGAGCATGGTTCCAGTGGTGCCGGTCGCGTACAAAAAATGCTGTTGTAACGTGGGTTTATTTTCTTCCACCCAACGCAATAATTCAGTTTTATAGTTATCGTGTGCCACTAAGGCAACGTGCTTATGAGCACTCATGACGCGAGTGGTTTTGTGCATAATTCAATTCCTATTTGATTTTTATGGTCTAACGAACATCAATATTAAGATGACATGCAGATACATTGTCCACTTATTGAGTAGACGCAGAGCTCGGCGCTGGCACCATAGGTTGGTTGCGATTTAATCCGGAAAATTGTAGCGGATTTGATAGGAAAAATCAGTGATATAACGCGTTAATATCGTTAAGAATGGGTAGGAACGAGGGGGGATGAATGCAATGGGCACACGATGTGCCCATTGCATGAGTGGTTTGCTTAAACCAAGGCGTTTTCTAAAATTTCACGGGACTGAGTGAGCGTAATGGCGTTGTGTTCACCTAATGCTGTCATACCGTGTTTTTCTAATTGTCCAACCACCGTGTCGACGGCTTCTGGCTGTGTCATGCCATGGTCGGCAAATTGGGTGTCCACGTTAAGGCTGTGGTAGAAGGCTTCGATGGCTTGAATCGTACGCTCAGCCAAATCGTCTCCGGTTTCTAAACCAAATACGTTGCGACCCATTTGTTCTAATTTCGCACGTTTTACATCCATTTGGTTACGTAGCAACCATGGTTGCACGATAGCGAGTGAACGACCGTGGTCAACTTGCCATAGTGCGGTAAACTCATGACCAATCATATGGGTTGCCCAATCTTGCGGTACACCAGTACCAATCAGACCATTCAGCGCTTGGTTTGCCGACCACATTAAGTTTGCGCGCCATTCGTCGTTGTCACGGTTGTCGTAACGCTGACCAAGGTCAAGCAGAGTGCGCAGTAGCGTTTCGGCATAACCTTCTTGTACTCTTGCTGAGGTTGGCGTGGTTAAATACTGCTCACAAGTGTGTACCCAAGCATCGACGATACCGTTGATCAGTTGACGTTCCGGTAAGGTTTTCATTACCTCTGGGTCCAGAACCGCGAACAGAGGTTGTACGGCTTTAGAATGGAATGGCAGTTTGTCATTCGTCGCTCGTTTGGTAATTACTGCGCCAGAGTTGGATTCTGAACCCGTCGCAGGCAGTGTCAAAATAGCACCAATCGGTAGCGCAGTCGTTACAGTATGCTTACCAATCATAATATCCCAGCTATCGCCTTCATAGCAGGCAGCGGCTGAGACAAATTTAGAACCATCGATAACAGAACCACCACCCACGGCCAAAATGAAGTTAATGTTGTGTTCTTTAGCCATCTGGATGGCGTTATCTAAGGTTTCTTTCGTTGGGTTCGGTTCAACACCTGAAAACTCTTTCCATGTATGTTCTTTTAGCGCTTCGGCCACTTGGTCATAAACACCGTTTTTCTTGATAGAGCCACCACCGTAAATCACTAACACTTTGCTATCGAGTGGGATTTGTTGGGCGATGGTTTGAATTTGGCCCTGTCCAAAATGAATTTGTGTTGGGTTTGAATAAGAAAATTGCATGACATGCTCCTAGTGTTTCAGTGAAAGGAAGATATTGTCTCACCGAGGTCTGAACGACCTTGTGTTATATTATGAGTGCATAATAGTGTTGATTAATGTATTTTAATAGCGCTATTTGTCCATTTTTATTGTCTATTTCTACAAAATTGCATCGATTTTTTACAGCGGAGAAGTGAGCGGATGAGCGATTTAGTGAGCTTAATGCAGCGTTACGTAGAGCAAAACCAGTTACATGATCTTGAGGGAGGGGTGAATACCGAAGTGCCGGGGGTTCGGTTTTATCGCTCCACGCACTCGACAAACAAGACCCCATTCGTCTATGAATCTGGGATCATTATTCTTGGTCAAGGTTACAAAACGATTACGATTGGTAACGAACATCGCGTGACATATGGGGCCAATGACTATCTGGTCGCTGGAGTGCCCATGCCCTTGGAATGTGAATCTCTGGCGACGCCAGAAGAACCTATCCTGGGGTTAAGTATTCATATTGAGCATACGCTATTGATGCGTTTAGTGAGTCAGTTAGATGAGCATGGTATGGAATATCCGACTCAGAAAAAAGGCCAGTGTGGCGTTCAATCGGTAAGAATGAATGAGCGCATGCTTAATAGTTGTCAGCGGATGATGCATGCTTTATTGCATCCTATAGAAGCGAAGGTGCTAGGACAGTCGTTAATTGAAGACATTCTCTTTTGTGTCTTAACTGGCACGGAAGGACACGTCTTGGTTGAACTGGCTCGCTACGAAGGACACTATGCGCGAATTGCGAAAGCGCTCGCAAAGATCCATAGCCACTATAATGAGCCATTGTCCGTTCAGGCCTTATCGGAAGTGTCGAATATGAGTATCTCAGCGTTTCACCATGCATTTCGAGCGGTCACGATGGAATCGCCTTTACAGTATTTGAAAAAGGTGCGTTTGAATAAAGCCAAGCAATTGATTCAAGTGGAAGGGGTACGCGTTACTGAAGCGGCGATGAAAGTCGGCTATGTGAGTCCCTCTCAGTTTAGCCGAGAATTTAAGCGGCACTTTAATCAAACGCCGAAGGGGCATGTTGGGCTGAGTGACTCGGTGAGCAGTGTGGCGGCGAAGCCCGTGTAAACACGGTGATCATCGTACCCAGAGCCTTATTGCTCGGGTACGAATGATGAGGGAACGTCGTTAAATCAAAACGCTAAAATTAAAACTGATAGCTTTCCGGTATGACGACGACACCTTTATCTGAAACATGAAAACGTTCGGCGTCAGTTTTTCGATCAAAGCCAATTTTCGTATGATCAGGAACCTTCACATGTTTATCGATAATACAGTTTTGTATTTGGCAACCTTCACCGATGGTCACATCCTCAAACAGAATGCTGTCGATCACGGTCGCGCCATCATTGATACGCACGTTTGAAGAGATCACACTATGGTGAACGGATCCTCCTGAATTGACCACACCGTTCGCAATCATCGAGTTAATAAAAATGCCTTCGTTCCCCGTCGCCGATGAGACGGTACGCGCGGGTGGGTACTGCGGCTCGTAAGTGCGAATCGGCCAGTTTTTCTGATAAAGATTCAACGGTGGCACGGGTTCTAATAAGTCCATATTGGCATCATAGTAAGAATCAATGGTGCCCACATCTCGCCAGTAACAGTCGCGTTTTACTCGGCCTTTACCTTGTTCGCCAAAACGATACGCATATACGGAATTGGTGGGGATCAATTGCGGAATAATATTCTTACCAAAATCATGTTCAGAATTAAGCTTATCCGCATCTTGGTGCAGCGCGGATTTGAGAACATCCATGCTGAATATGTAAACCCCCATGGAGACTAAGCTACGATCGGGTTGACCGGGGATTGAAGGCGGGTCGATGGGTTTTTCAATAAAAGACGTCACGACATTGTCGTCATCGACAGCAATAATGCCAAATGCGCTTGCTTCAGAGCGAGCGACATCCATGCAGGCCACTGTCAGTCCTGCCTGACTCTCTTTATGTTGCTGAAGCATGGCATCATAATCCATCCGATAGATATGATCGCCCGATAACACAACCACGTATTGTGCATCACTGCGCGACAATAGCCACATATTATGAAATAACGCATCCGCTGTGCCTTCGTACCATTTGCCACCTTTACGTTGCTGTGGTGGTACCACGGTGACATATTCGTGCAGTTCAGGATTGAAAATGGACCATCCGTCACGTAAATGTTTTTGTAGGGAATGAGATTTATATTGAGTTAACACTAAGATTTGGCGCAAACCAGAGTGCAAGCAGTTGGTAAGGGTAAAGTCGATGATGCGATATTTACCGCCAAAGGGTACCGCGGGTTTTGCTCGATCATCAGTAAGTGGTGAGAGCCGAGAGCCGACACCTCCCGCTAACACGACTGTAAGAGTTTCCTGCATTGAGTTTCTCCATGAAAAATCGACTATATTGCCCAAATAAGCCATCATTCGCGATGAAGGCAATGGCGTCGTCACGCAGCATAAAAATGCGATGTGGGAGTTTAGTTATATCAAATGATGCTAATCAAAACGATGAGTTTTTCAGAAAAGTTATTGCTTTATCAAAATTAGAAATTCAATCGAAGTTTACGATGAAACGTTCAATGTGCTTCTGTGATCAAGTCCAAATAAGCCAATCTTAAGACCAATCGCATTTACAATGTAAATACCTTTTCCTGTTGAGTATAGTTGATAGAAGACGTCATGAAAGGAGAGTGAGATTATTCTCACAAAGTTATGCAGGTGTGAGTGATATTGAGCGTTATTTTTAGACAGTGGCAGCATTCTTGCTAATACTCATGGTATTCACCATCTGTTTTTTGGGTTTGGAGCATCAATCCGGATGAAAAAGTTACTCATGCTGGTATTACTGCTTTTGGGCATCACAGCAGCGGGCGCTGGCTATTACTTATTCTATTATGCACCAAGCCATGGGGATGTTCTTGGTTTGAATGCTTTGTTGGGGAAAACGCCACCGCCAGCTACTCCGACAAAGGCGCGTGTTGAGCAAACGACGGCGACGACGGCACCGCCCTCTAAACCAGTGATGGACTATTATGTGTCGTCAAAAACGCTACCGATCCGCAGTCAGCCCGATGAGCAGGCGTTTATCGAGGGGCAATTATATCGTGGCGATAAGGTCAGTTTATTAGAGAAAAGTGCGGGATGGGGACGGATAACCGAGTACTTTGTATACAAGCAAGGAGAGGATCCTAAAGCAAAATGGATTCCGCTACAGGGACTGGTCGTGGAAAAACCAGTGATTACTCCCAAAGAACGCAAGAAAACGGTGCTCGATTATATCCATAGCTCAGATGATTTGGGAAAATATGAAGATATGTTCTTTAAAGTGACCAATACATTGCTGACGTCTAAGCAATGTAAACCAGAAGACTTTGAAGAAACAGGTGGATGGGTGAAGTCTGTATATTATGAAGGGAAAGACATTTATTTTGTGTACTGCGGTGGGTTAGGGCGCGTCAATAAAATTTATTTAGATGCCTCCAATGGTCAAACTTTTCGCTCGAAAGAGCCGTCATTGTGAGTGTTTAGGTAAAGTCGCCGCATGGACATGATCGA is part of the Vibrio zhugei genome and encodes:
- the yccS gene encoding YccS family putative transporter is translated as MININRLRLYWANKTLNYSALILITLLGVVIPCWYYQLNTFVTPLILGVIAAALSERDDNFTGRLTAILLTLVCFAIAAFSIELLFNRPLWFGIGLCISTFGFTMLGSFGSRYASIAFASLLLAVYTMIGGAQPHSIWFQPILLLTGATWYFLVSMIWYMFWPMQVIQHNLATVFNQLAVYLDSKAVMFHPIAGYSPQPHRINEAQLNAATVASLNQCKALFLTRAKRGHVDSASDRFLRIYFLAQDIHERASSTHYRYQELSEHFSRSDILFRFRYLLESQAAACRKVAECIRLGQDYEHNGESLSALDELQSSITYLKQQQNNEQRSLIAQLGYLFTNLVTVEKLLHNIGSPFTNSLDEDTLHDTEPRTFKTMWANLKANMTPDSMLFRHAIRMSIALTLGYIIQQSFDLNLGYWILLTTLFVCQPNYVATRQKIISRIIGTIVGLIIGTMLLTLFPSQESQLAFIVIAGVMFFAFRINNYGYATGFITLLVLFCFSQLGQGFAVILPRLIDTLIGCVLAVTAVATILPDWHSKRLHKVMADAIESNKHYLDQIIGQYRIGKKDTLNYRIARRNAHNQDAALSAAVNNMLAEPGRFRTTTDESFRFLTLNHALLSYISTLGAHRTRISDHVHTLILNAHSLIHQHLDVLYQQLFNHCEQSDITLIDDLGLEQKLAEWRDEDDDNARMVLQQLHLVYRMLPELHSLADKLAVRVQHPDQSSSLSSPFGKHT
- the helD gene encoding DNA helicase IV, whose amino-acid sequence is MELRASKTAQFLITNEYYEVVLDKNHIVLSSVKEEEHIPFQVWNGCVKVHHGLWWGSLQFYAHERNGEQRSWLVQGLPWPQCRDWAEQAVAAYQAWHHEQCQQLSDYVPQWHQELSSILSLSSFLPHSLITQWAGRVHDDMTAMKITLEEIEQRAPQAMQKMMPWLVEPSAQLAQRNDEWIEQEKPQWQSLFEQIESSPLNESQQKAVLLNDDHNLVLAGAGSGKTSVLVARIAYLLASGLARPEDILLVAFGKQAALEMQERIEQRIGERARGVQVNTFHQLGLTILKQVDGQDVTLSPVAAEPNLKHAWCIDWLKRHWMTPTNFKRWQKHLSKWPIAYLTGDDELGSQVENPKLIAWLESQLDNLCQMGLKKKTIQERLIDHPDYTRLNSELNLCWPCYQEWQRMLKESGQVDFNLMINRATQYVNQSKYTSAWQFIMVDEYQDISPARLDLLQALCEQRPQACNLFAVGDDWQAIYQFTGSNVNLTTQFQDHFPNSTVHYLDTTYRFNEQIGAVANAFIQKNPNQIPKPLISKKSQKQKAVYVMPTSQIEKVLAQLNRKADGLKTVLFLGRNHYHEPELLKDWQNQYLSLKLHFMTCHASKGKEADYVIVVGVDETQFPMKSKNVHLDNALNHHGDEYPFAEERRLFYVALTRAKDKVWVTHNGVGSSFVQELITGDYPVVNKK
- the pncA gene encoding bifunctional nicotinamidase/pyrazinamidase; this encodes MKRALILVDIQNDFSPTGALPVAEGNEIIPVVNQLIPQFEHVVATKDWHPSGHGSFASTHDTDIGSFIDLDGIQQIMWPDHCVQYSVGSEFIEGLNVDAITHVVHKGTQPKVDSYSGFFDNQRLGKTGLADYLTSQGITDVYITGLATDYCVKFTALDAVDLGFNTWVVVDACRGVNMQPDDCDKACAEMKAAGCQLITSSQLLN
- a CDS encoding IS30 family transposase; the encoded protein is MNYQQLTEGRRYQISALLERGISVPEIAKTVQCHRSTVYRELKRGRKGEHYCPNEAQMSSTKKRKTARKYRIPKERVDFIRLLLETDWSPEQISNVLTKIGASVSHEWIYRFVAQDKRLGGKLYRHLRQGHKRYRRGKQEKAPAIKNTVSIDDRPSIVDSKERFGDWEIDTVLGKHGTGAMVTILERKTRFYVVKKVPSKSADDVTKATIELLKPYKKHVHTITADNGREFAGHETIAKELKADVYFAHPYSSWERGANENANGLLRQYVKKGTDLTTVTDIDIEFALSRINYRPRKCLGFKQAAIIFEEMALAS